A region from the Lytechinus variegatus isolate NC3 chromosome 6, Lvar_3.0, whole genome shotgun sequence genome encodes:
- the LOC121416756 gene encoding sodium-coupled monocarboxylate transporter 1-like — protein MARNPTNLTQLEAYAKEEWANIPQETCRKLVDTYRNRLGAVKPVQINAPLVYGLLAIGFSFCISFLQSGILQFTLSMVGLISGGVLGVFILGVFAHRCNAKGAIAGFMASVIVLVWIKTGSVLYPSSRGQLHLSVEGCPVPNVTYTTYTSPTTEWTAGTLPGSTMEPGSENLPAIINLYHISFQYYGAIGTIVCIITAMIVSYITGFQDPDLIDNRLKYHLTDALFCCFPESLKRHMRCSSEKIKYQEDDDKDIVIVQKEMKEVNVNAFLNDHVDDQDIDYNGINVHAKPLEDSNDVIETEKGSSMP, from the exons ATGGCTAGGAACCCGACCAACCTGACCCAGCTTGAGGCCTACGCCAAGGAAGAATGGGCCAACATCCCGCAGGAGACGTGCAGGAAGCTTGTGGACACTTACAGGAATCGTCTAGGAGCAGTC AAACCAGTGCAGATTAATGCAc CCCTTGTGTATGGCCTGTTAGCCATTGGCTTTTCATTTTGCATTAGTTTCTTGCAGTCCGGAATCTTACAG TTTACCCTAAGTATGGTCGGATTGATCTCTGGCGGTGTCCTTGGTGTCTTTATCTTAGGTGTATTCGCCCATCGTTGTAATGCTAAG GGGGCTATTGCTGGGTTCATGGCCAGTGTGATCGTCTTGGTGTGGATCAAGACAGGGTCCGTTCTATACCCCTCATCAAGGGGCCAACTGCATTTATCGGTTGAAGGTTGCCCAGTACCCAATGTCACATACACGACCTACACCAGCCCAACCACAGAATGGACGGCGGGAACACTCCCCGGGTCGACCATGGAACCAGGGTCTGAGAACCT GCCAGCTATCATCAACTTGTATCATATATCATTCCAATATTATGGAGCTATCGGAACCATAGTGTGTATCATCACAGCAATGATCGTCAGTTATATAACAG GTTTTCAGGATCCTGATTTGATTGATAATCGTCTAAAGTATCACCTGACAGACGCCCTCTTCTGTTGTTTCCCCGAAAGTCTCAAACGTCACATGCGCTGCAGTTCTGAAAAGATCAAATACCAAGAG GACGATGATAAAGACATAGTGATCGTCCAGAAAGAGATGAAAGAGGTCAACGTCAATGCATTCCTcaatgatcatgttgatgatcAGGACATCGATTACAATGGCATCAACGTGCACGCTAAACCACTCGAAGATAGCAATGATGTCATCGAGACAGAGAAAGGAAGCTCAATGCCATGA